Proteins from a genomic interval of Qipengyuania sp. JC766:
- a CDS encoding acyl-CoA dehydrogenase family protein: MAWDFQTEPGFQEKLDWMEGFVRERVEPLGLLGIHPYDVKNPRRNELVRTLQREVKAQGLWACHLGPELGGQGYGQVKLGLMNEILGGASFAPTVFGCQAPDTGNAEIIAHYGTPEQKTRYLEPLLQNEIVSAFSMTEPQGGSDPTSFVTRAEPDGDGWVINGEKWFSTNGKWADFLIVMAVTDPEAPRHERMSMFIVPVDTPGVEIVRNVGVYGQENGSESYIRYTDVRVPADHLLGTRGGAFAISQTRLGGGRVHHAMRTVGSCKRLLDAMSRRAVSRKTRTGTIADYQSVQMQIADSYIELEQFKLFVLKTAWMIDKHQDYRKVRKDIAAIKALMPKVYHDIAQRCIHIHGSLGVSNEMPFVGNLVGSMVMGIADGPTEVHKVTVAKQHLRGYRDVQDPIFPDYSLIERRARAQEMYDPVEDILEAAE, from the coding sequence ATGGCCTGGGATTTCCAAACTGAGCCCGGCTTCCAGGAGAAGCTGGACTGGATGGAAGGTTTCGTGCGCGAACGGGTCGAGCCGCTCGGCCTGCTCGGAATCCATCCCTACGACGTCAAGAATCCCCGCAGAAACGAATTGGTACGTACGTTGCAGCGCGAGGTGAAGGCGCAGGGCCTTTGGGCGTGCCATCTCGGACCGGAGTTGGGCGGCCAGGGTTACGGCCAAGTAAAGCTGGGCCTAATGAATGAGATTCTGGGCGGCGCGAGCTTTGCGCCGACCGTCTTTGGATGCCAGGCGCCCGACACCGGAAACGCGGAGATCATCGCGCATTACGGTACACCGGAACAGAAAACACGGTATCTGGAGCCGCTGCTGCAGAACGAGATCGTTTCCGCCTTCTCGATGACCGAGCCGCAGGGTGGATCCGACCCCACCAGCTTCGTCACTCGCGCCGAGCCGGATGGTGACGGCTGGGTGATCAATGGCGAGAAGTGGTTTTCGACCAACGGCAAATGGGCGGACTTCCTGATCGTCATGGCCGTGACCGACCCCGAAGCGCCCCGCCACGAGCGGATGAGCATGTTCATCGTGCCGGTCGATACGCCCGGCGTCGAGATCGTCCGGAATGTGGGCGTCTACGGACAGGAGAACGGTTCGGAGAGCTACATCCGTTACACCGACGTTCGCGTGCCTGCCGATCACCTGCTGGGTACGCGCGGCGGTGCCTTCGCGATTTCCCAGACGCGGCTGGGCGGTGGCCGTGTCCACCATGCGATGCGCACCGTTGGCAGTTGCAAGCGCCTGCTCGACGCGATGAGCCGCCGGGCGGTCAGCCGCAAGACGCGCACCGGGACCATCGCGGATTACCAGAGTGTGCAGATGCAGATCGCGGACAGCTACATAGAGCTGGAGCAGTTCAAGCTGTTCGTCCTGAAGACCGCGTGGATGATCGACAAGCACCAGGATTACCGCAAGGTCCGCAAGGACATCGCGGCGATCAAGGCGCTGATGCCCAAGGTCTATCACGACATCGCGCAGCGCTGCATCCATATCCACGGCTCGCTCGGCGTGTCGAACGAGATGCCGTTCGTGGGCAATCTGGTCGGGTCGATGGTGATGGGCATCGCCGACGGGCCGACCGAAGTTCACAAGGTGACGGTCGCGAAGCAGCACCTGCGCGGCTACCGCGATGTGCAGGATCCGATCTTTCCCGACTATTCTCTGATCGAGCGGCGCGCCCGCGCCCAGGAAATGTACGATCCGGTCGAGGATATCCTCGAGGCGGCGGAGTAG
- a CDS encoding SLC13 family permease, translating into MLETFITDYSAWIGLALLVGLFVLFATERFPPVTIAVGGGAVMLLLGYLERAQMEQVFANPAPITIAAMFILSGALIRTGVVEALASIAERRTERHPRRSIGELLGGTFLASSLVNNTPVVIILVPVIKKIAKLAGTTAGRLLIPLSYLSILGGTLTLIGTSTNLLVDGVAQRAGEPAFGIFELTGVGLVAAVTGIAFLILTGRFLLPDRPETDAREGGRPMEERYLTQLRVQEDDGAIGETYGSLSQFGRSGLRLVGIERGGRVLRGELKDEVVEEGDLMLIAANQTEMLSLAASRGPELGLAMRTSPDPKRSRIVEAAISPSHPTLGRKLSEVPFLTKTGARILGLSRARHFPGPTLADARLRAADHLLIEGSPACISAIESNVNLINISTPETRPYRRLRAPIALVTMLGIIVLAALGVWTIELLAITGVAIVLLSRCIDPEEAWRSIDGNVIVLIFGMLAVGIGLEGAGTVDLIVSAALPYLAQLSPLFLLLAIYFLTSILTETVTNNAVAVIMTPIVLALATDLGTEPRPLLFAVMFAASASFATPVGYQTNTIVYAAGNYRFSDFLKIGTAMNVVVGIATCLAIDAMV; encoded by the coding sequence ATGCTCGAAACTTTCATAACGGACTATTCGGCCTGGATCGGGCTGGCGCTGCTCGTCGGCCTGTTCGTGCTTTTCGCCACGGAGCGTTTTCCGCCGGTCACCATCGCGGTCGGCGGCGGCGCCGTCATGCTGCTCCTTGGCTATCTGGAACGCGCGCAGATGGAGCAGGTCTTCGCCAATCCGGCGCCGATTACCATCGCGGCCATGTTCATCCTGTCCGGCGCGCTGATCCGTACCGGCGTGGTGGAGGCGCTGGCCAGCATCGCGGAGCGCCGAACCGAACGGCATCCCCGCCGCTCCATCGGCGAACTGCTCGGCGGGACGTTCCTCGCGTCATCGCTGGTGAACAACACGCCGGTGGTCATTATCCTGGTTCCGGTCATCAAGAAGATAGCGAAGCTTGCCGGGACTACGGCAGGCCGGCTTCTGATCCCTCTGTCCTATCTTTCGATCCTGGGCGGCACGCTGACGCTGATCGGCACCTCGACCAACCTGCTCGTTGACGGCGTGGCCCAGCGCGCGGGCGAGCCGGCCTTCGGCATTTTCGAACTGACCGGTGTGGGGCTGGTCGCTGCCGTGACCGGCATCGCGTTCCTTATCCTGACGGGGCGCTTCCTGCTTCCCGACCGACCGGAAACCGACGCGCGCGAAGGCGGGCGGCCCATGGAGGAACGCTACTTGACGCAGCTGCGCGTGCAGGAAGATGACGGGGCGATCGGGGAGACGTACGGATCGCTCTCCCAGTTCGGCCGGTCCGGCCTGCGGCTGGTGGGGATCGAGCGCGGCGGCCGGGTCCTGCGCGGCGAGCTGAAGGACGAGGTCGTGGAAGAAGGCGATCTTATGCTGATCGCCGCCAACCAGACCGAAATGCTCTCTCTAGCGGCGAGCCGTGGGCCCGAGCTTGGCCTAGCCATGCGCACCTCTCCCGACCCGAAGCGATCGCGGATCGTGGAAGCCGCGATATCGCCCAGCCATCCCACGCTGGGGCGCAAGCTGTCCGAAGTTCCTTTCCTCACCAAGACGGGTGCGCGGATCCTGGGCCTGTCGCGCGCGCGGCACTTTCCCGGACCGACACTGGCCGATGCGCGGTTGCGAGCAGCGGACCATTTGCTGATCGAAGGCAGTCCGGCCTGCATTTCGGCGATCGAGAGCAACGTCAACCTGATCAACATCTCGACGCCGGAGACGCGGCCCTATCGCCGCCTTCGCGCGCCCATCGCTCTGGTGACGATGCTCGGCATCATCGTGCTTGCCGCTCTGGGCGTCTGGACGATCGAACTGCTGGCCATAACCGGTGTCGCGATCGTCCTGCTGTCGCGCTGCATTGATCCGGAGGAAGCGTGGCGCAGCATCGACGGAAACGTGATCGTGCTGATTTTCGGGATGCTGGCGGTCGGGATCGGGCTGGAAGGCGCAGGCACGGTCGACCTGATCGTGAGTGCCGCACTGCCCTATCTGGCGCAGCTTTCGCCGCTGTTCCTGCTGCTGGCGATCTACTTCCTGACGTCCATCCTGACCGAGACGGTCACCAACAACGCGGTAGCCGTCATCATGACGCCAATCGTGCTGGCACTGGCAACCGACCTCGGCACGGAGCCGCGACCGCTGCTGTTCGCAGTGATGTTCGCCGCGTCCGCCAGCTTCGCCACGCCGGTCGGATACCAGACAAACACGATCGTCTATGCCGCGGGCAATTACCGGTTCTCGGATTTCCTGAAAATCGGCACTGCGATGAACGTGGTTGTAGGTATCGCCACCTGCCTCGCCATCGACGCGATGGTCTGA
- a CDS encoding DUF2490 domain-containing protein, with amino-acid sequence MRRYTRSLLAGAAIAVAPASPALAQDEAFELWLNPSIGTDLDADTAVEIETAQRFRSEEDGRVDTYYVRAWLLQDIADNATLGGAVEYRINDGGSNEVRTIQQISASHGALKTRLRLEQRFVDDADQMGLRLRPRVGVGFDLSEDGRWSAGGDAELFWTLRGNNSGSDTGLTGLRMTLGVDYAVSENLSLGLSYLR; translated from the coding sequence ATGCGTAGATACACGCGATCGTTACTTGCCGGGGCGGCCATTGCAGTCGCCCCGGCATCACCCGCCCTCGCCCAGGACGAGGCGTTCGAGCTCTGGCTCAACCCGTCCATCGGAACCGATCTGGACGCGGATACCGCGGTAGAAATCGAGACCGCGCAGCGCTTCCGTTCCGAGGAAGACGGCCGCGTCGATACCTATTACGTTCGCGCCTGGTTGCTGCAGGACATCGCAGACAATGCGACCCTGGGCGGCGCAGTCGAATACCGGATCAATGACGGCGGATCGAACGAGGTTCGCACGATCCAGCAGATCTCTGCCAGCCACGGCGCGCTGAAGACCAGGCTCCGCCTCGAACAGCGGTTCGTCGACGACGCGGATCAGATGGGACTGAGGCTTCGACCGAGGGTCGGCGTGGGCTTCGACCTGAGTGAAGACGGTCGCTGGTCGGCAGGCGGGGATGCCGAATTGTTTTGGACGCTGCGAGGCAACAATTCCGGCAGCGATACCGGCCTCACAGGCCTGCGCATGACCTTGGGCGTCGATTACGCGGTCAGCGAAAACCTCTCGCTCGGCCTCAGCTATCTGCGCTAG
- a CDS encoding phosphoribosyl-AMP cyclohydrolase encodes MKYVVAAVALSLGLPAVAHAQGAPIGSGSSLEPTEAQLQCITEQEVVAAQRAWGEGIVRIGQVFSEGGDYEKAAADHINEFYAYDQSLVLFKPTLASVEQFRPSFDGALSYFVGGNETFPEDKGFAIRPWSKVRWANAGITNNVCHMAVAMGNYYFTPAAGGDEVKVEYTIGYIRDAEGKLRMVVHKSTIPYTGG; translated from the coding sequence ATGAAATACGTTGTTGCAGCAGTCGCTCTTTCGCTCGGCCTGCCGGCCGTCGCCCATGCACAGGGCGCCCCCATCGGCAGCGGTAGCAGCCTGGAACCGACCGAGGCCCAGTTGCAGTGCATTACCGAACAGGAGGTCGTCGCCGCGCAAAGGGCGTGGGGCGAGGGGATCGTGCGGATCGGACAGGTCTTCTCCGAAGGGGGCGACTACGAAAAGGCCGCCGCCGACCACATCAACGAGTTCTACGCCTACGATCAGAGCCTCGTCCTGTTCAAGCCGACGCTCGCTTCTGTGGAACAGTTCCGCCCGTCCTTCGACGGCGCGCTGTCCTATTTCGTCGGCGGCAACGAGACCTTCCCGGAAGACAAGGGCTTCGCCATTCGTCCCTGGAGCAAGGTCCGCTGGGCCAATGCCGGCATCACGAACAACGTTTGTCACATGGCCGTGGCGATGGGCAATTACTACTTCACCCCGGCCGCCGGCGGCGACGAGGTGAAGGTCGAGTACACCATCGGCTACATCCGCGACGCGGAAGGCAAGCTTCGGATGGTCGTGCACAAGTCGACTATCCCCTACACCGGCGGTTGA
- a CDS encoding TerC family protein: MPDFLLMDWLGTPVWFWAAFLTIVIVLTAFDLGVLHKEDRELGIAESLKLSAFYIGVALLFGVWVWFERGETSGMQYFTGFFIEKALSIDNVFVISLIFTYFAIPRKYQYRALLWGIIAVIVLRGLMIAGGAALLAEAYWVLYLFAAFLVFTGIKMFFAGDEPMDVGNNPAVKWISRHMRVTPELHGQKFLVKVQDEKTGRMVRAATPLLLALVVINLADLVFAVDSVPAIFAITTDTFIVYTSNIFAILGLRALYFALAAMIHRFHYLKYALAAVLVFIGSKIFVSDFVMDGEKFPAWVSLGVTFALIAAGVLYSLWKTRGEEEPEWPAEDDAPPTLPDGQEITR; encoded by the coding sequence ATGCCTGACTTCCTGCTGATGGACTGGCTGGGCACGCCGGTCTGGTTCTGGGCCGCGTTCCTGACCATCGTCATCGTCCTCACCGCCTTCGACCTCGGCGTCCTCCACAAGGAGGACCGTGAGCTCGGCATCGCGGAGAGCCTTAAGCTGTCCGCCTTCTATATCGGCGTGGCGCTGCTTTTCGGCGTGTGGGTCTGGTTCGAGCGCGGCGAGACGTCGGGCATGCAGTACTTCACCGGCTTCTTCATCGAGAAGGCGCTGTCGATCGACAACGTCTTCGTCATCAGCCTGATCTTCACCTATTTCGCGATCCCGCGGAAGTACCAGTATCGCGCGCTTCTGTGGGGCATCATCGCGGTCATCGTCCTGCGCGGCCTGATGATCGCGGGCGGCGCGGCCCTATTGGCCGAGGCGTATTGGGTCCTCTACCTGTTCGCCGCCTTCCTGGTGTTCACCGGCATCAAGATGTTTTTCGCGGGCGACGAGCCGATGGACGTCGGCAACAACCCGGCGGTAAAATGGATCAGCCGCCACATGCGGGTCACGCCCGAACTGCACGGCCAGAAATTCCTGGTGAAGGTGCAGGACGAAAAGACCGGCAGGATGGTGCGCGCCGCGACCCCGCTGCTGCTGGCACTGGTGGTCATCAATCTTGCCGACCTGGTGTTCGCAGTGGACAGCGTGCCTGCCATCTTCGCGATCACGACCGACACCTTCATCGTCTACACCAGCAACATCTTCGCGATCCTGGGCCTGCGGGCGCTGTACTTCGCGCTGGCGGCGATGATCCACCGGTTCCACTACCTCAAATACGCGCTGGCCGCAGTGCTCGTCTTTATCGGCAGCAAGATCTTCGTTTCCGATTTCGTCATGGACGGCGAGAAATTCCCCGCCTGGGTCAGCCTCGGCGTGACCTTCGCGCTGATCGCCGCGGGCGTCCTCTACTCCCTGTGGAAGACGCGCGGCGAGGAAGAGCCCGAATGGCCGGCGGAAGACGATGCCCCGCCCACCCTGCCCGACGGCCAGGAGATTACCCGTTGA
- the nhaA gene encoding Na+/H+ antiporter NhaA, giving the protein MTKLSPTQRLRAFIASESAGGIVLIVAAAIALVIANSALLAPYQSLLATPVIFSAGDLVSIDKPLLLWINDGLMALFFFLIGLEVKREVVTGQLRTWKQAALPVYAAIGGMAIPALVFVAINTGSPENIRGWAIPAATDIAFALGLLALLGSRVPVALKALLLAVAIIDDIGAIAIIALFYTENMNLGALALALVPAAGMLLLNRAGVARTIPYFILGAILWICVLKSGVHATLAGVATAMFVPIATGDERPLARLEHALHPWVAFLILPVFAFANAGVSFVGAGIAALFSPLSLGIAAGLVIGKQAGVFGACWIAAKTGLASMPADVTWRHIYGLACLAGIGFTMSLFIGGLAFADPARIDAVKIGVLTGSMISALIGMSVLATAPRTARSNGEIVSNA; this is encoded by the coding sequence ATGACCAAACTTTCACCCACACAGCGCCTTCGCGCCTTCATCGCCAGCGAGAGCGCAGGCGGCATCGTGCTGATCGTGGCCGCCGCGATCGCGCTCGTGATCGCCAATTCCGCGCTGCTGGCACCGTATCAGAGCCTTCTCGCCACGCCGGTCATCTTCTCCGCCGGCGATCTCGTCTCGATCGACAAGCCCCTGCTGCTGTGGATCAACGACGGGCTGATGGCCCTGTTTTTCTTCCTCATCGGCCTGGAAGTGAAGCGCGAGGTCGTGACCGGGCAGCTTCGGACCTGGAAGCAGGCCGCGCTGCCCGTTTACGCCGCGATCGGCGGCATGGCGATTCCCGCGCTGGTCTTCGTCGCCATCAATACCGGTTCGCCGGAGAACATCCGCGGTTGGGCCATTCCCGCCGCGACCGACATCGCCTTCGCGCTCGGCCTGCTCGCTCTGCTGGGCAGCCGTGTACCCGTCGCGCTGAAGGCCCTGCTGCTGGCGGTCGCGATCATCGACGATATCGGGGCGATCGCCATCATCGCGCTGTTCTACACCGAGAACATGAATCTGGGCGCTCTCGCCCTCGCGCTGGTTCCCGCGGCGGGCATGCTGCTGCTAAATCGGGCCGGCGTGGCGCGTACCATCCCCTATTTCATCCTCGGAGCGATCCTGTGGATCTGCGTTCTCAAGTCCGGCGTCCATGCGACGCTGGCAGGCGTGGCGACTGCCATGTTCGTGCCGATCGCCACGGGTGACGAGCGGCCGCTGGCGCGGCTGGAACATGCGCTGCATCCGTGGGTCGCCTTCCTGATCCTGCCGGTCTTCGCCTTCGCGAATGCAGGCGTATCCTTCGTAGGGGCCGGGATTGCGGCGCTGTTCTCGCCCCTTTCGCTCGGCATTGCGGCGGGCCTCGTCATCGGCAAGCAGGCCGGTGTCTTCGGAGCATGCTGGATCGCGGCGAAGACGGGCCTTGCCAGCATGCCGGCGGACGTCACCTGGCGCCATATCTACGGCCTCGCCTGCCTGGCCGGCATCGGCTTCACCATGAGCCTTTTTATCGGCGGGCTTGCCTTTGCCGACCCGGCCCGGATCGATGCCGTGAAGATCGGCGTGCTGACCGGATCCATGATTTCCGCACTCATCGGGATGAGCGTGCTGGCCACCGCACCGCGGACCGCGCGAAGCAACGGGGAAATAGTATCGAATGCCTGA
- a CDS encoding YdcH family protein has protein sequence MADTTKPSGNDTTIPYLRKLVREHRALNRLIDTTKAAGAREDLKSLKRLRLRLKDQIATLRREPRGRGMAN, from the coding sequence ATGGCCGACACGACCAAACCTTCAGGAAACGACACGACAATTCCTTACCTGCGCAAGCTCGTGCGGGAACACCGTGCCCTCAACCGGCTAATTGACACGACCAAGGCGGCCGGTGCGCGTGAGGACCTGAAGTCGCTCAAACGCCTTCGCCTGCGTCTGAAAGACCAGATCGCTACTCTCCGGCGAGAACCCCGCGGACGCGGCATGGCGAACTGA
- a CDS encoding hydrogen peroxide-inducible genes activator, translating to MVTLKQLGMFVRLAETGNMGEAATALNLTQPALSQQLRKLEDRLGLRLFERVPKGLQLTPSGRELLAGARAVLSAVHDFEEAADRLAARPAGAIRFGVTPTLGPYLMPRVIRRLHQRYPELRIFMREGIPAIHQAELAAGELDMVLSPMPIVGRGLHVEPLFREPLRIVAPPDDPLLSRERLTRADFAGRTFLTLDHRHHYHRQIVEICEDLQASVLADYEGTSLDALQQMVGSGVGLAILPRLYIRSGAGGLDVVRIAEPEGWAHYRSIAAVWRTGAAYADLYAEVAQVIAQEGRTD from the coding sequence ATGGTGACGCTCAAACAGCTCGGAATGTTCGTGCGGCTCGCCGAGACGGGCAATATGGGGGAGGCCGCGACTGCGCTGAACCTGACCCAGCCGGCGTTGAGCCAGCAATTGCGCAAGCTCGAGGATCGGCTGGGCCTAAGGCTGTTCGAGCGTGTGCCGAAGGGCCTGCAACTCACGCCGAGCGGGCGCGAATTGCTGGCCGGTGCGCGCGCGGTGCTGAGCGCGGTGCACGATTTCGAGGAAGCGGCGGACCGCCTCGCCGCGCGGCCCGCGGGTGCCATCCGTTTCGGCGTCACCCCGACGCTTGGCCCCTACCTCATGCCGCGCGTCATCAGGCGCCTGCACCAACGCTATCCGGAACTGCGGATCTTCATGCGCGAGGGGATCCCAGCGATCCACCAGGCCGAACTGGCCGCAGGGGAGTTGGACATGGTGCTGTCTCCCATGCCGATTGTCGGTCGGGGGCTGCATGTCGAACCCCTGTTTCGCGAACCGCTGCGGATCGTGGCGCCGCCGGACGATCCGCTGCTCTCGCGCGAGCGCCTGACCCGGGCCGATTTTGCCGGACGCACTTTTCTGACGCTGGATCACCGGCACCATTACCATCGCCAGATCGTCGAAATCTGCGAGGACCTGCAGGCGAGCGTGCTGGCCGACTACGAGGGCACGAGCCTCGACGCGCTGCAGCAGATGGTGGGATCGGGCGTGGGGCTCGCGATCCTTCCGCGGCTCTACATCCGGTCGGGGGCGGGCGGGCTCGACGTGGTACGCATCGCGGAGCCGGAGGGCTGGGCGCATTATCGCAGTATCGCGGCCGTCTGGCGCACCGGCGCCGCTTATGCCGACCTTTATGCCGAAGTTGCGCAGGTTATCGCGCAGGAAGGGCGGACGGACTAG
- a CDS encoding Crp/Fnr family transcriptional regulator, with the protein MGSVRGTPSHAGYSRGWDMMFDDPDGWLAALDREEREALRVAADEPLEFPAKTDFLPEDDNDGWLHVLTHGWAVRYLTGPNGWRQIVAVNLPGEILDADRLYLDRARFGLATITDCTIVRLDRSKLREMAQSSPPVCRAFGAVLAIEKFSMSESAARLGQRCARNRMAHFFCEMAARLDKLAAASRRGHFFPITQEQLASILGMSVVHVNRTLQDLRADGLIELRAQRLQILDRTRLTQIAEFDDGYLNLEPVRGGRISDETDPDGAGVGPENAYCESR; encoded by the coding sequence ATGGGAAGCGTGAGGGGCACCCCCTCGCACGCCGGCTATTCGCGTGGGTGGGACATGATGTTCGACGATCCGGATGGATGGCTGGCTGCGCTGGATCGCGAAGAACGCGAGGCGCTGCGCGTTGCGGCCGACGAACCGCTGGAATTTCCGGCCAAGACGGACTTCCTGCCCGAAGACGACAATGACGGCTGGCTGCACGTGCTGACGCATGGCTGGGCCGTTCGTTACCTGACCGGGCCCAATGGCTGGCGCCAGATCGTGGCGGTCAACCTACCCGGCGAGATACTGGACGCCGACCGGCTTTACCTGGACCGTGCGCGCTTCGGTCTCGCCACCATCACCGATTGCACCATCGTCCGGCTCGACCGAAGCAAGTTGCGGGAAATGGCCCAGAGCAGTCCGCCGGTTTGTCGCGCCTTCGGCGCGGTGCTCGCCATCGAAAAATTCTCCATGAGCGAGAGCGCCGCCCGGCTGGGCCAGCGATGCGCGCGCAACCGGATGGCGCATTTCTTCTGCGAGATGGCGGCGCGGCTGGACAAGCTGGCGGCCGCATCGCGGCGCGGACACTTCTTCCCCATCACGCAGGAACAGCTCGCGTCCATTCTCGGCATGTCGGTCGTCCACGTAAATCGCACATTGCAGGATCTTCGCGCGGACGGGCTGATCGAACTGCGGGCGCAGCGTTTGCAAATCCTCGATCGGACCAGGTTGACGCAGATCGCGGAGTTCGACGACGGCTACCTCAACCTGGAACCTGTGCGTGGCGGTCGAATATCGGACGAGACCGATCCGGATGGCGCGGGCGTCGGACCGGAAAACGCGTATTGCGAGAGCCGGTAG
- a CDS encoding Crp/Fnr family transcriptional regulator, which produces MSDPIVTDTRNILLQSLNPTARDALLHLATRHQLNRHQVLASPGECLDAVWFPETAIGSIIAETTDGQRIEAGLVGRDGFLPVQFALSDTQIAHLTVVQIPGIALSIAADPLRGLMKKCPDLREALLSFAHVHSFQTAQTALCNAAYRVEQRLARWLLMCHDRVDWNELPLVHEFISVMLGVRRASVTDALHVLEERQLVISERGCIVIRDRAALEDFAGPSYGEPEKLYRKLFGQALA; this is translated from the coding sequence ATGTCCGATCCGATCGTTACCGACACACGCAACATCTTGTTGCAGTCTCTAAATCCGACCGCACGTGATGCGCTGCTCCATCTTGCGACGCGACACCAGCTGAACCGTCATCAGGTGCTCGCGTCGCCCGGAGAATGCCTGGACGCCGTCTGGTTTCCTGAAACGGCCATCGGATCCATTATCGCCGAAACGACCGATGGGCAGCGGATCGAGGCCGGCCTGGTCGGACGCGACGGCTTCCTGCCCGTCCAGTTCGCACTCAGCGATACCCAGATTGCGCATCTGACGGTGGTCCAGATCCCGGGCATCGCACTGTCTATCGCAGCCGACCCGCTGCGCGGTCTCATGAAGAAGTGCCCGGACCTGCGCGAAGCCCTGCTGTCCTTCGCGCATGTCCATTCCTTCCAGACCGCGCAGACCGCGCTGTGCAATGCCGCATACCGCGTCGAGCAGCGCCTCGCCCGCTGGCTCCTGATGTGCCACGACCGGGTGGACTGGAACGAATTGCCGCTGGTTCACGAATTCATTTCGGTCATGCTCGGCGTGCGCCGGGCCAGCGTGACGGACGCGCTGCACGTGCTCGAGGAACGGCAGCTCGTCATATCCGAGCGGGGCTGCATCGTGATCCGCGACCGTGCGGCGCTCGAGGATTTCGCCGGACCGAGCTACGGCGAGCCGGAAAAGCTGTATCGAAAGCTGTTCGGCCAGGCGCTCGCCTGA